The following coding sequences are from one Paenibacillus sp. JDR-2 window:
- a CDS encoding Gfo/Idh/MocA family protein, with the protein MNNADKKLKVALIGAGGAVSSRGRSEGFQSAGSWGLQHARIWEARPDVDFCAIVGRNAARTEEKAELFGTKAYTRIAGMLEKETPDLVSMCLPNQGHFEATLEVIQAGFPLLVEKPLVFSLKEADILLNEAAKRNVFFAINFNHRYAKPVQLAHTAIQEGKLGELSFATWRFGGEGSSDHPHANLIETQCHGFDMLEYLCGPVESVMAEMTDKTGGGYRTLSLALRFEDGAVGSLVGSYDSSYAYPDTHRVEINGSLGRCVIQDTVKKYTFHAAGNEVGESWEAGYFNDADRDFHRTFDTHIDALLQALRNGEAPPVHASAGYRALLIAEAAIQSYELGRRVRVEK; encoded by the coding sequence ATGAACAATGCGGACAAAAAGCTGAAGGTAGCCTTAATCGGTGCCGGAGGAGCAGTAAGCAGCCGCGGAAGATCGGAAGGCTTCCAATCGGCGGGCAGCTGGGGCCTGCAGCATGCACGGATCTGGGAAGCAAGACCGGACGTGGACTTCTGCGCTATAGTGGGAAGAAACGCTGCCCGGACAGAGGAAAAAGCGGAGTTGTTCGGAACAAAAGCGTATACGCGGATTGCCGGTATGCTTGAAAAAGAAACGCCGGATTTGGTCAGCATGTGCCTGCCGAATCAGGGGCATTTCGAAGCTACGTTGGAGGTTATCCAGGCGGGTTTTCCGTTATTGGTCGAGAAGCCGCTGGTGTTCAGCTTGAAGGAAGCCGACATTCTGCTTAATGAAGCGGCTAAGCGTAACGTATTTTTCGCGATCAACTTCAACCACCGGTACGCTAAGCCCGTACAGCTGGCGCATACAGCCATTCAGGAAGGAAAGCTCGGCGAGCTTTCCTTCGCAACCTGGCGCTTTGGCGGTGAAGGAAGCAGCGATCATCCGCATGCCAATCTGATAGAAACGCAATGCCATGGCTTTGATATGCTGGAGTATTTATGCGGACCGGTTGAATCGGTTATGGCGGAAATGACGGATAAGACGGGCGGAGGTTACCGGACATTGTCGCTTGCCTTGCGTTTCGAGGACGGAGCTGTTGGCAGTCTGGTGGGAAGCTATGATTCTTCCTATGCTTATCCGGATACGCACCGCGTCGAGATTAACGGCTCGCTTGGCCGATGCGTCATTCAGGACACGGTGAAGAAATATACGTTCCATGCCGCTGGCAATGAGGTCGGGGAAAGCTGGGAAGCCGGTTATTTCAACGACGCGGACCGCGATTTTCACCGTACTTTTGATACGCATATTGATGCGTTGCTTCAGGCCTTGCGTAACGGCGAAGCGCCTCCGGTTCATGCCTCGGCAGGTTACCGGGCATTGTTAATTGCGGAAGCGGCAATCCAATCCTACGAACTTGGGCGTAGAGTTCGCGTGGAGAAGTAA
- a CDS encoding LacI family DNA-binding transcriptional regulator, giving the protein MEGRKVTLKDLAVKAGLSVNTISRALKDKEDIAASTRQMIKDLAKEMGYVGNALAGSLRSGLTRTIAVIVSDVANPHFGIMVKEIEKSARKHHYTIFVINTEDDYEMEERAIYTAIGKNVDAIIICPSQRGADNIRFLQKNGVPFVLIGRRFKDEPEFDYVICDDEKGGYLATKHLIDSGHKRVLFLNGPIRISSAQERLEGYKRAHEEAGLPVMEELIVEVGASAGDTRQVMKQLIEQQTEFTGIFAFNDVIAWETAYVLSKYSYKVPEDYSVIGFDNIQSRIFIPFQLSSVSNSKGKMSKRAVDIVLHKINHPDSNQKFNEIIDTKLVLRESTR; this is encoded by the coding sequence ATGGAAGGCAGGAAAGTGACACTGAAGGATCTGGCCGTCAAAGCCGGGCTTTCGGTCAACACCATCTCAAGAGCTTTGAAGGACAAAGAGGATATCGCAGCCTCCACCCGGCAGATGATTAAGGATTTAGCCAAGGAAATGGGTTATGTCGGCAACGCGCTTGCCGGTTCGCTCCGTTCGGGGCTGACCCGCACGATTGCGGTTATCGTCAGCGATGTAGCCAACCCGCACTTCGGTATTATGGTGAAGGAAATCGAGAAGTCGGCGCGCAAGCATCATTACACGATCTTTGTCATTAACACGGAAGATGATTACGAGATGGAAGAGAGGGCCATCTACACCGCTATCGGCAAAAATGTGGATGCGATTATCATCTGTCCTTCCCAGCGCGGAGCCGATAACATTCGGTTTCTGCAGAAAAACGGCGTGCCGTTCGTGCTGATCGGCAGAAGGTTCAAGGATGAGCCGGAATTCGATTACGTGATCTGCGATGATGAGAAGGGCGGATATCTCGCAACAAAGCATTTAATCGACAGCGGACACAAGAGAGTGTTGTTCCTGAACGGTCCAATCCGGATTTCCAGTGCGCAGGAACGGCTCGAAGGGTATAAGCGGGCGCATGAGGAAGCGGGCTTGCCTGTAATGGAGGAGCTGATTGTTGAAGTTGGAGCTTCCGCGGGAGATACAAGGCAGGTTATGAAGCAGCTAATCGAGCAGCAGACGGAGTTTACCGGGATCTTTGCTTTTAATGATGTAATCGCCTGGGAAACGGCATATGTATTAAGCAAGTACAGCTATAAAGTGCCGGAAGATTATTCGGTCATCGGCTTCGACAATATTCAGTCGCGGATTTTTATTCCGTTCCAGCTGTCCTCGGTCAGCAATTCCAAGGGTAAAATGTCTAAACGGGCCGTCGATATCGTCTTGCACAAGATTAATCATCCGGATTCGAATCAAAAGTTTAACGAGATTATCGATACCAAGCTGGTCTTAAGGGAAAGCACCAGATAA
- a CDS encoding zinc-dependent alcohol dehydrogenase family protein: MSQVIHVPQTMNIPLFVGQGKIEYGEKPVPLPGKGQLLLQVKANALCGSDRSQFHDGSTTVPGHEAAGIVVGAGDGATTVIGTPGVVFLMDFCGECRSCKLGFTNQCLNKRADYGFTHDGGYTPYIVVNENVFFPIDPSIPLADATMLLDIMGTGGHAIKRAKLVHPDVQSVLIAGAGPIGLGVLAMAKLLLGEETPVFIMDYVDYRLELAEKMGAIPVQLADQSVQEVIKAAGLEGADIAIDTSGKTSGRRTSLDALNQRGVLVCVGHGQELNLGVSNDVIAPERAVLGSEYFQFNELAENHALILKHLPYLQQIITHRYGLDQIQEAYELFFQGNTGKVLIEQ; this comes from the coding sequence ATGAGTCAAGTAATCCATGTACCACAAACAATGAACATTCCGCTTTTTGTAGGCCAAGGTAAAATCGAATACGGCGAGAAGCCGGTACCCTTACCGGGCAAAGGACAGCTGCTGCTGCAGGTAAAAGCGAACGCTCTTTGCGGCTCGGACCGCAGCCAGTTCCATGACGGAAGCACTACCGTTCCCGGTCATGAAGCGGCGGGGATTGTCGTCGGCGCAGGTGATGGGGCAACAACGGTAATCGGGACGCCGGGCGTTGTGTTCCTGATGGACTTCTGCGGAGAATGCCGAAGCTGCAAGCTTGGCTTCACGAACCAATGTCTGAACAAGAGAGCGGATTACGGCTTCACGCATGATGGAGGCTATACGCCTTATATCGTTGTTAATGAAAACGTCTTCTTCCCGATTGATCCGTCTATTCCGCTGGCTGACGCAACCATGCTTCTCGATATTATGGGCACGGGAGGACACGCCATTAAACGCGCAAAACTGGTTCATCCGGATGTTCAGTCCGTTCTTATTGCGGGAGCAGGCCCTATCGGTCTTGGCGTGCTTGCCATGGCGAAGCTGCTGCTTGGCGAAGAAACTCCGGTCTTTATTATGGATTACGTCGATTATCGTCTGGAGCTTGCGGAGAAGATGGGAGCTATTCCGGTGCAGCTGGCTGATCAGTCGGTTCAGGAGGTCATCAAGGCTGCCGGTCTTGAAGGCGCGGATATTGCCATTGATACAAGCGGCAAAACATCCGGCCGCCGTACTTCCCTGGATGCGCTTAACCAGCGAGGCGTACTGGTCTGCGTGGGTCATGGGCAAGAGCTGAATCTCGGCGTATCCAATGATGTTATTGCTCCTGAGCGCGCCGTGCTTGGAAGCGAATATTTCCAATTTAACGAGCTGGCGGAGAATCATGCCCTTATTCTTAAGCATCTTCCTTACTTGCAGCAGATTATTACGCATAGATACGGCCTTGATCAGATTCAGGAGGCTTACGAGCTGTTCTTCCAAGGCAATACCGGAAAGGTGCTAATCGAACAATGA
- a CDS encoding Cof-type HAD-IIB family hydrolase, protein MIKLFVSDIDGTLMDRSKQIRKEDIDAIRLAHRQGVHICLASGRMHEEIKVVMEMLGVPCYAVCQNGATIVDQDGTVIRASKFQADLALAVQQLTAPAELVTVICGSEGNYVAGQTAETERVGTRFLTPLIERRQVIEDMANGMPVTKFSVYGEVPLLEQMLVTLDERFADRITASFSDPDGIDVMPGGVDKGAAVEALMQLLDVRREETACIGDSFNDLAMFRICSRSFAMSHAHGTVLTTATHQAASVGQALNDLLAV, encoded by the coding sequence TTGATTAAGCTCTTTGTATCGGATATTGACGGCACCTTAATGGATAGAAGCAAACAGATTCGCAAGGAGGATATCGACGCCATCCGCTTGGCACACCGGCAGGGCGTCCATATCTGTCTGGCTTCCGGACGGATGCATGAGGAGATCAAGGTTGTCATGGAGATGCTTGGCGTACCCTGCTACGCGGTTTGCCAGAACGGGGCAACCATTGTGGACCAGGATGGAACCGTCATTCGGGCCAGCAAGTTCCAGGCAGATCTGGCACTTGCCGTGCAGCAGCTGACAGCGCCGGCCGAGCTGGTTACCGTTATTTGCGGCAGCGAGGGTAATTACGTTGCCGGGCAAACGGCAGAGACGGAGCGTGTAGGCACACGCTTCCTGACACCGTTAATCGAGCGCCGCCAAGTCATTGAAGATATGGCAAACGGAATGCCGGTCACGAAGTTTTCCGTCTATGGCGAGGTTCCACTGCTGGAGCAGATGCTTGTGACCTTGGATGAGCGGTTCGCAGACCGGATTACGGCATCGTTCTCCGACCCTGACGGCATTGATGTCATGCCTGGCGGCGTAGATAAAGGCGCGGCTGTTGAAGCTCTAATGCAATTATTAGATGTCCGCAGGGAAGAGACGGCATGTATTGGCGATTCGTTCAACGATTTGGCGATGTTCCGCATTTGCTCCCGCAGTTTTGCCATGTCCCATGCTCACGGAACTGTTCTGACAACGGCCACCCATCAGGCGGCCAGCGTTGGTCAAGCTTTAAATGATTTGCTTGCGGTATGA